A stretch of Thermoplasmata archaeon DNA encodes these proteins:
- a CDS encoding zinc metalloprotease HtpX yields the protein MGAYLRTAFLFALLTAIFVLFGWAIGSVWLGDPAGAIVTFFLLAAAMNAIAYFASDRIVLWSYRAKLVTEAEAPGVYRLVREVTQQANLPMPKVAIVPTQTPNAFATGRNPQHAVVAVTQGILRLLTDDELRGVLAHEVSHVRNRDILVMSVAATLAGAISFMARMFWWNSLFGGSRNQGRGNGAAVILAVVGMVLAPLAALLVQLAISRSREYKADYIGAKTIGQPLALASALGKLEVENRRRPIAFGSPASQSLFIVNPFRGGAFVRIFGTHPPIQERIARLQALAQGVDRY from the coding sequence ATGGGAGCGTATCTTCGGACCGCCTTCTTATTCGCCCTACTGACGGCCATCTTCGTCCTATTCGGCTGGGCGATCGGTTCGGTCTGGCTCGGCGACCCGGCCGGGGCAATTGTGACCTTCTTCCTACTCGCCGCCGCGATGAACGCGATCGCCTACTTCGCCTCCGACCGGATCGTCCTCTGGTCATACCGGGCGAAGCTCGTGACGGAGGCGGAGGCTCCGGGCGTGTATCGCCTCGTGCGCGAGGTGACGCAGCAGGCGAACCTCCCGATGCCGAAGGTGGCCATCGTGCCGACGCAGACGCCGAACGCGTTCGCGACGGGCCGGAACCCTCAGCACGCCGTCGTCGCGGTCACGCAAGGCATCCTCCGCCTGCTGACCGACGACGAGCTCCGCGGGGTCCTCGCCCACGAGGTCTCCCACGTGCGGAATCGAGACATCCTCGTGATGTCCGTCGCGGCGACCCTCGCCGGCGCGATCTCCTTCATGGCGCGGATGTTCTGGTGGAACAGCCTCTTCGGCGGCTCGCGGAACCAGGGACGCGGCAACGGGGCGGCGGTCATCCTCGCCGTCGTCGGGATGGTCTTGGCGCCACTCGCCGCCCTCCTCGTCCAGCTGGCGATCTCCCGCAGCCGGGAGTACAAGGCGGACTACATCGGCGCGAAGACGATCGGGCAGCCGCTCGCCCTGGCGTCCGCGCTGGGGAAGCTCGAAGTCGAGAACCGCCGCCGGCCGATCGCGTTCGGCAGCCCGGCATCGCAGAGCCTCTTCATCGTGAACCCGTTCCGCGGAGGCGCGTTCGTCCGGATCTTCGGCACGCACCCGCCGATCCAGGAGCGGATCGCGCGACTCCAGGCGCTCGCGCAGGGCGTCGACCGGTACTGA